In Bdellovibrionales bacterium, the following proteins share a genomic window:
- a CDS encoding TIGR04552 family protein, with product MSINFRFDHSMFQTLVGGVPALEIQTLNISNVEEARRFILTYGYDMNNEVHLDNLWKYYRRALNYLRTYLLRDDEQIPEMLSDPNQLKDLSYLLIYASTRNIQHNSVQGWACAILRVMHVLVHLENDLFAQFSKEIQEQILSPLQNYVHRDPVSGVWLGSSSDSDRIRLDKFVVKSFKSFDSAVNKLLAKPGAIAFTILDKLGARFVTRHLFDAFRVLRFLSDNNLVNFAHGISEESNNTLYPLNLFFETMETLSKGSDSSLEEIDRRLAAKLEEPGRHAEYRKKLNMFSSGNYRFLKFITRRLIRIEISEGGKPRQLSFFYPYEIQILDYGTYLQNLSGPSAHDQYKLRQKEFARRRVLGFLEKSKNA from the coding sequence ATGAGCATTAATTTTCGTTTCGACCATAGTATGTTTCAAACGCTCGTAGGCGGAGTTCCTGCGCTTGAGATTCAAACCCTCAATATTTCCAATGTTGAAGAGGCCAGGCGATTCATATTGACTTACGGTTATGATATGAACAACGAAGTCCATCTAGATAATCTTTGGAAATACTATAGGAGGGCGCTCAATTATCTTCGCACCTATCTTTTGAGGGATGATGAACAAATCCCTGAAATGCTGAGTGATCCAAATCAACTGAAAGATCTATCTTATCTCCTTATTTATGCTTCCACCCGAAACATCCAACACAATTCGGTCCAGGGTTGGGCTTGCGCAATCTTGAGAGTCATGCATGTCCTGGTACACTTAGAGAATGATTTGTTTGCTCAATTCTCAAAGGAAATTCAGGAACAGATACTTTCTCCTCTTCAGAATTATGTCCATCGAGATCCAGTGAGCGGCGTATGGCTTGGCAGCTCAAGTGACTCTGACCGCATCCGCCTTGATAAGTTTGTTGTGAAATCATTCAAGAGCTTTGATTCTGCAGTTAATAAACTATTGGCAAAGCCAGGAGCGATTGCCTTTACGATATTGGACAAATTAGGAGCTCGTTTTGTCACGCGCCATTTGTTCGATGCGTTTCGAGTTTTGAGATTTTTGAGCGACAATAACTTGGTGAACTTTGCACATGGTATTTCTGAAGAGTCAAACAACACGCTCTATCCCCTCAATCTTTTTTTTGAGACAATGGAGACTTTGTCGAAGGGGAGCGATTCCTCTTTGGAGGAAATAGACAGAAGACTTGCCGCCAAGCTGGAAGAGCCAGGCCGTCACGCTGAATATAGAAAAAAATTAAACATGTTCTCGAGTGGGAACTATCGCTTCTTGAAGTTTATTACCCGTCGACTCATACGCATCGAAATTTCTGAAGGCGGAAAGCCTAGGCAGTTGAGTTTCTTTTATCCCTACGAAATTCAAATCCTCGATTACGGCACTTATCTGCAAAATTTAAGTGGACCTTCTGCTCACGATCAGTATAAGTTGCGCCAAAAAGAGTTTGCTCGACGTCGAGTTTTAGGCTTTCTTGAAAAGTCGAAAAAC
- a CDS encoding NADP-dependent malic enzyme yields MKNLDKEALEYHSAGAPGKIEVVSTKPVNTEYALSLAYSPGVAAPCKAIALNPDDVYKYTIRGNLVAVITNGTAVLGLGDIGPLAGKPVMEGKGILFKQFANIDVFDIELNSKDTESFIATVKNLEPTFGGINLEDIAAPECFVIEERLRKELQIPVFHDDQHGTAIITAAAFINACDISKRALETTRIVFNGAGAASIACAKLLKSLGVGGENIIMCDSKGVIRKGRTEGMNSYKEEFAVNTERKTLAEALDGADCFIGLSVSGAITPDMLKVMAPNPIVFAMANPIPEIDPRLALEARPDVIVATGRSDFPNQVNNVLGFPSIFRGALDVQATTINEEMKIAAVHALAKLAREDVPESVSAAYSNKTFHYGPEYIIPKPFDNRVLTTVAPAVAKAAMESGVARKPIEDFKKYKVRLESMQSLRRGFVRSHMNRVKTHARKRQLPVPTIIFPEGASTKILKAINMLKNEKVIRPILLGYEETILKKIKEMELDNLTGLTIWQPSKHPRFDEFVNRFYELRLRKGVMKAEAERLVSDPYYFSAMAVALGEVDGLVSGATHPYSECVRPILEIIGTGRRRTISGLNFVLWQDRMIFFADTTINIDPTAEQLASIAIHAAQVAKYFKIEPRIAMLSFTNFTATKESPQKMRKAAELVREKCPNLIVDGEMQADTAINPDIMERIFPFSNIKGGANVLIFPNLDASNISYKLVQQLGGGEVLGPFIMGIKKAANVLQRTCSVDDIVNTIVMTALESQALAKGVE; encoded by the coding sequence ATGAAGAATCTCGATAAAGAGGCCCTGGAGTATCATTCAGCAGGAGCACCTGGCAAAATTGAAGTGGTGTCGACCAAGCCAGTGAACACCGAGTACGCCCTTTCTTTGGCCTATTCTCCTGGGGTGGCGGCGCCATGCAAAGCGATCGCTCTTAACCCCGACGATGTGTATAAATACACGATTCGAGGCAATCTGGTCGCAGTGATCACAAACGGAACGGCCGTGTTAGGACTGGGAGACATCGGTCCTCTGGCCGGCAAGCCTGTGATGGAAGGCAAAGGGATTCTCTTTAAGCAATTCGCCAACATCGATGTCTTTGACATTGAGCTCAATTCCAAGGACACGGAGTCTTTTATTGCCACGGTTAAAAACCTGGAGCCAACTTTTGGCGGCATCAACCTCGAGGACATTGCGGCACCTGAGTGCTTTGTCATTGAGGAGCGTCTCCGCAAAGAATTGCAAATTCCTGTTTTCCATGATGATCAGCACGGAACAGCAATCATCACAGCAGCTGCGTTTATCAATGCCTGTGATATTTCAAAGAGGGCGCTCGAAACCACGAGAATTGTTTTTAATGGAGCGGGAGCCGCTTCGATCGCTTGCGCTAAATTGCTCAAAAGCTTGGGAGTCGGAGGCGAGAACATTATCATGTGCGACTCCAAAGGTGTCATCCGAAAGGGACGCACCGAAGGAATGAACTCTTATAAAGAGGAATTCGCGGTCAACACAGAACGAAAGACTCTTGCTGAGGCGCTGGATGGGGCTGATTGTTTTATTGGCCTCAGCGTTTCCGGTGCCATCACTCCCGATATGCTCAAGGTCATGGCTCCAAATCCAATTGTTTTCGCCATGGCAAATCCGATTCCTGAGATTGATCCCCGCCTTGCGCTTGAAGCCAGACCAGACGTCATTGTGGCAACTGGCCGAAGTGATTTTCCGAATCAGGTTAATAATGTCCTGGGGTTTCCCTCCATTTTTAGAGGTGCGCTTGATGTCCAGGCCACGACCATCAATGAAGAAATGAAAATCGCCGCCGTTCATGCTTTGGCCAAACTCGCTCGCGAAGATGTTCCGGAGAGCGTCTCCGCCGCCTATTCAAACAAGACCTTTCACTATGGACCTGAATATATCATCCCTAAACCTTTCGATAACAGGGTTTTGACGACTGTGGCTCCCGCCGTGGCAAAAGCGGCGATGGAATCTGGAGTTGCAAGAAAGCCCATCGAGGATTTCAAAAAATACAAAGTTCGGCTTGAAAGCATGCAAAGCCTCCGGCGTGGCTTTGTTCGATCACACATGAACCGGGTCAAAACGCATGCCAGAAAGCGCCAGCTTCCGGTCCCAACAATCATCTTTCCCGAGGGAGCGAGCACTAAAATTCTCAAAGCAATCAATATGCTCAAAAATGAGAAGGTGATTCGTCCCATCCTGCTCGGCTACGAGGAAACCATCCTCAAAAAGATAAAGGAGATGGAACTCGACAATTTAACGGGTTTAACGATTTGGCAACCAAGCAAACACCCCCGATTTGATGAATTTGTTAACCGATTTTACGAATTGCGCTTGAGAAAGGGAGTGATGAAGGCCGAAGCTGAGAGGCTCGTTTCCGATCCTTACTATTTCTCAGCGATGGCGGTCGCACTCGGTGAAGTCGATGGCCTTGTTTCTGGAGCTACCCATCCCTACTCAGAATGTGTGAGACCCATTCTTGAAATTATCGGCACCGGACGACGCCGCACCATATCGGGACTCAACTTCGTCTTATGGCAAGACCGTATGATCTTCTTCGCTGACACGACAATCAATATCGATCCAACTGCCGAGCAGTTGGCAAGCATCGCAATTCACGCCGCTCAAGTCGCCAAATATTTTAAGATTGAGCCTCGAATAGCCATGTTGAGCTTCACCAATTTTACAGCTACCAAAGAAAGCCCACAAAAAATGAGAAAAGCTGCCGAACTTGTGAGGGAAAAGTGCCCGAATCTCATCGTTGACGGAGAAATGCAGGCAGATACGGCGATCAACCCAGATATCATGGAAAGAATCTTCCCCTTTAGCAATATCAAGGGGGGAGCGAATGTTCTCATTTTCCCAAATCTTGACGCCAGTAACATCAGTTATAAGCTGGTTCAGCAACTCGGGGGGGGAGAAGTTCTTGGACCTTTTATCATGGGAATAAAAAAGGCGGCGAATGTGCTTCAGAGAACTTGCTCTGTTGACGATATAGTCAATACGATAGTCATGACTGCCCTTGAGTCCCAAGCCCTCGCTAAAGGAGTAGAATAG
- a CDS encoding SpoIIE family protein phosphatase, with translation MKWLDLSTLVQCEKSRRELMMKPDYISLKVKIFLLLTALPLAGLLLFALATSSTFKIDKVNDIFETSLSVTKAQSFRIKSELMRFVQAAKNVESWYDYQSSSMSPKGWSYLDQNVEVKDLSIFQIVPEKEVIHRYFNSKRGENELVPFDTSLWLKSREIGLRKRQLLIELIEVGGEELFMMAIKVRNLNGNRYMTVVLVVDSVELQHIFSREEGLRNILVNLDNEVLLGYRDVQERIFHTNLWTTINRSILGDGISDTRITELNDFFVGYSRIGIGDLYLLNLIPKREAFASLNIFYQKALLFFFSILSVLTIVAVLSSRILTSKLRELIAATKKISDGNFDIKVAVDTRDEVGSLSESFNAMAVRVSELIIKTAEKARMEGELETAQAIQESLFPQSDARYGDLSISGCYIPATECSGDWWYYFDTPEKIYLMVGDATGHGVSSALITSAARAAISIFETREDVTLETCLLGVNRAVYSAGNQNLMMTFFIASIDKLNGELTYINASHNPPMVLHEDPSVPGGKGFHVLLGGRCSRLGETLNLKFEKMNFKLQQGDRLILFTDGFLEGVNSNGKQFGERRFLNDILEHSTACSQTTLDLQRVLKSFNDFRGEEPLGDDVTLVFCDYKGDSKAS, from the coding sequence TTGAAATGGCTCGACCTAAGTACTTTGGTTCAGTGTGAAAAAAGTCGAAGAGAATTGATGATGAAACCTGATTATATCTCACTGAAGGTGAAGATATTTCTACTCCTGACAGCACTTCCCTTGGCAGGGCTGTTGCTCTTTGCACTTGCGACGAGCAGCACCTTTAAAATCGATAAGGTCAATGATATCTTTGAAACCTCACTTTCTGTAACTAAGGCTCAATCATTTCGAATTAAATCTGAATTGATGAGATTCGTACAGGCCGCAAAAAATGTCGAATCGTGGTACGATTACCAGTCATCATCCATGTCCCCCAAGGGATGGTCCTATTTAGATCAAAATGTCGAAGTTAAAGATCTTTCTATCTTTCAAATTGTTCCAGAGAAGGAAGTGATTCATAGGTACTTCAATTCAAAAAGAGGCGAAAATGAATTGGTTCCATTCGACACTTCGTTGTGGCTCAAATCAAGGGAGATCGGCCTGAGAAAGAGGCAACTTCTGATTGAGCTGATTGAGGTTGGGGGCGAAGAATTATTCATGATGGCAATTAAAGTTCGAAATTTGAACGGAAATCGCTACATGACAGTCGTTCTTGTGGTCGATTCAGTCGAGCTCCAGCATATTTTTAGTCGGGAAGAGGGACTACGGAATATCTTAGTTAATTTGGATAATGAAGTTTTGTTGGGCTATCGAGATGTGCAAGAGCGAATCTTTCACACCAATCTTTGGACCACAATAAATAGGTCAATTTTAGGAGACGGAATTTCCGATACTCGAATTACCGAGTTAAATGATTTTTTCGTTGGTTATTCGCGCATTGGGATCGGAGATCTCTACCTGTTGAATCTCATACCAAAGCGTGAGGCATTTGCGAGTTTAAATATTTTTTACCAAAAGGCCTTGTTGTTCTTTTTTTCTATTCTATCGGTTTTAACCATCGTGGCAGTTCTTAGCTCTCGGATATTGACTTCGAAATTGAGAGAGCTTATTGCCGCTACAAAAAAAATTTCGGACGGAAATTTCGATATAAAAGTTGCAGTTGATACTCGCGACGAAGTCGGAAGTCTATCGGAAAGCTTTAATGCAATGGCTGTTAGAGTTTCAGAATTAATCATCAAAACAGCCGAGAAGGCCAGAATGGAAGGCGAACTTGAGACAGCTCAGGCCATTCAGGAATCGCTATTTCCGCAGAGCGATGCGCGATATGGTGATTTATCGATCTCAGGGTGCTATATTCCAGCGACCGAATGCAGTGGAGATTGGTGGTATTATTTTGATACACCTGAAAAAATTTATCTAATGGTAGGCGATGCGACAGGACATGGGGTGTCGTCGGCTCTCATTACCAGCGCTGCTCGCGCTGCAATTTCCATCTTTGAGACTCGGGAAGATGTCACTTTGGAAACTTGCCTGCTGGGTGTCAATCGCGCAGTTTATTCGGCGGGAAATCAGAATTTAATGATGACTTTTTTTATTGCGTCAATCGATAAACTAAACGGAGAATTAACTTATATCAACGCAAGCCATAATCCTCCTATGGTTCTACACGAAGATCCTTCCGTTCCAGGGGGGAAGGGTTTTCATGTTCTATTAGGGGGACGCTGTTCGCGCTTAGGTGAAACTCTCAATCTCAAATTTGAGAAAATGAATTTCAAGCTTCAACAAGGTGATCGTCTTATTCTTTTCACGGATGGCTTTCTTGAAGGCGTCAATAGTAACGGAAAGCAGTTTGGAGAACGGAGATTTCTAAATGATATTTTGGAACACTCAACAGCTTGCTCTCAAACTACTTTGGACTTGCAAAGAGTCTTAAAGTCATTCAACGATTTCAGAGGTGAAGAACCTCTAGGCGATGATGTCACTCTCGTTTTTTGTGACTATAAAGGAGATTCCAAGGCCTCATAA